A DNA window from Pseudomonas wuhanensis contains the following coding sequences:
- a CDS encoding DUF6124 family protein yields MFKITPNPPETDDVSPYEAPGSKKLNEAADRALDYYLKPVIPKDTPRKPSTLYLIAPDADNETLLINACEALASASVMLSDFAGLLDGPQRNTVLGIQNSVMLGELAVNRMLDNFVPT; encoded by the coding sequence ATGTTCAAGATCACACCCAATCCCCCGGAAACCGACGACGTTTCCCCATACGAAGCCCCCGGCTCCAAAAAGCTCAACGAAGCCGCCGACCGCGCCCTCGATTACTACCTCAAACCGGTCATTCCCAAAGATACCCCACGCAAACCCAGCACCCTTTACCTCATCGCCCCCGACGCCGATAACGAAACCCTGCTGATCAACGCCTGCGAAGCCCTGGCGTCAGCGAGTGTGATGTTGAGCGATTTCGCGGGGTTGCTGGACGGCCCGCAGCGCAACACCGTGCTCGGCATCCAGAACTCCGTCATGTTGGGTGAACTGGCGGTGAACCGGATGCTGGATAACTTCGTTCCAACGTAA
- a CDS encoding GNAT family N-acetyltransferase: MWIERLDASHALDYRALMLEAYDLHPQAFTSSVRERAVMPLSWWESRLTSKLDRVLGAFEEGKLAGIVGVAFEPREKARHKSTLFGMYVTSQVRQRGLGYQLVQAALAEAQSHQGLRLIQLTVTAGNEAAFKLYQRCGFVQFGLEPLAVRVGEDYFDKIHMWREL, encoded by the coding sequence ATGCCCTGGATTACCGGGCGCTGATGCTCGAAGCCTATGACTTGCATCCCCAGGCGTTCACTTCCAGCGTGCGCGAGCGCGCCGTGATGCCGCTGAGTTGGTGGGAATCGCGCCTGACCAGCAAGCTGGACCGGGTACTCGGGGCGTTTGAGGAAGGGAAGCTGGCGGGCATCGTCGGCGTGGCTTTTGAGCCGCGGGAGAAGGCTCGGCACAAGTCGACGTTGTTTGGCATGTACGTGACAAGCCAGGTCCGGCAGCGCGGGCTCGGCTATCAACTGGTTCAGGCAGCGTTGGCTGAAGCGCAGAGCCATCAGGGCCTGAGGCTGATCCAGTTGACCGTCACCGCCGGCAATGAAGCCGCCTTCAAGCTGTATCAGCGTTGCGGCTTCGTGCAGTTCGGGCTGGAGCCACTGGCAGTGCGAGTCGGCGAAGACTACTTCGACAAGATCCATATGTGGCGTGAGCTCTGA
- a CDS encoding dermonecrotic toxin domain-containing protein has product MPDAPKPFQADFVYSHLLAPNPDQNLLLTASERWRDCRRQWLELMAQSPQAHDSINQVLKDHWDLDGNRVGFGFFATSTRPEHFVSLTHACAFVLQQPAVEVSLDARCAVIGLAREHRLFGKPPSELLEQLKNLNPERLLNHDWERWWNGRAPGTAVTRRALAIQLYRQHFEASSQVAHAQRTLTAEQMKSLLTLIDAPNDSAVVDARITIHQLALRLTDSRRVELPGVLLISPGHPAAQLLYLPEQQPAWRHFQHRHEVENWLTTHPQNIAGMPPLDSISLEYTRIVTTPLAVAAEQLIARVSVAWMNSIRQGNGSDIVQHGATALDAADRLDRKHRQEAAFAEPAEWPAEIINEEETGDSVPQFGLLTPDIALDTRQSALAYHCAALETLLGKDFAGDLNDPRLQNLKKHLDALAAAEQASQTAASALLDTRDALKMLELRHASNPHYPALYQARLAGLRSEAEIQLTLNQLSPEELRWVQALLDAPAAPRHADVAVARLTLSATEGGSTQSEELDGVLLITHPSVLRGVASHSLLLYWPGRFGGLQRFASRRALEQALFKLSANDDVLALHLSELSGAPFEYALQNQLYRCVQQATRLIADNPVPAKAQQRTVALEKLREHTLARLTVPMPAARELAFAQLLEQNHSSVLAKALPQWLGTLSDARRLQFKHLFKTYIAAMKRSHELLERDLPPRDDFSKKRIDARLRQDFALEQGFEVMLDLPDSTIWQKVVTEGAAPGTPQENVLIASKNRSTLSLAELAQTNIDQQLWWRLSFMRVEISADDEAERQKLKSGITQPYLRKLITELDLAGHYETQIRHAFLGAPTTSAFDLEYRRECLTEPWRLMLKLQGEFALLQRQIDAHGWQVLNIAIDADTAQAFAAQGKRIVLLPAHLTVGGEDTPHQGPSTLSGVTFIEEQVSGLTLLYLPDSPDGIHLRQYDTLEQARQNLFNLCLHNSMVNYLAGRALQGDFALHVSRINQALLQNFNALIGVGMAWTTTTSLATHLLNVHMGRLLEAHRSTSRSNDALYLEHCALKSGAMFNYLKMVLGMVPFVGTAIALYDAWGSANLAVAAFLRGDVGHGLAEVEAVLLSLIDAAMDVLPGAHAAPGAARALTRHRQLRAMARKAGALQMPSHRQARRIRDYFHGYEYEHEISLAELQPATHGIYRNVYRHVEGDFMISQGRIYRIELSDASRGWRLHGTSARAYKQPIALDEAGNWNTHYAVYGTLMEGGGVGGGAVLGHLADGMDPLWPAVIRRWLPRWWADRTQRRLGTLKHTIDASTRQLTTQSRKTKIDIQQYYEAGTEQRIKLQPSVDAACAKDIDIAQNQYANLEELRSLGGRRQAREIAEVKNSCAFLVVDRTLCRVDLANKRLQDCLDRIDELNELSNTTPASDIRKHLDLMGQRTAVRKAFLQDLEYAHTATEQANLWNGRITLKDQKLKMAEDLAKVNKAFTGTSYRYLKAAHSLQIITRYDAVHDQSWLYFHVQLKTARIKVDRAMVTQHNLPTVHANVTQRHRVLKDCLESYSKFRRDLNAWVLGYPQHLDKELVTRFLENLANLETSAQKVLGNRASTSPNEAASGKKLFETEDNQLLIGVEKTDAVTRQKRFTIEGVDGHTETWLPRSSGKYHLSEQSVAVQRPQQTDVRPLLAESRTRLAAIENYQSKVKGYADQGMLPVDLEHMMNSEADELIMRARDIERLSPTDPIIVQLKEKARDLARAGRTLHIEQSMNSKTPTEGYLDYLLEQRVVDIRKEGALRDIGKHPDGRRDFLQEYEVRDLTRQPPQTLWYAHFHYTSAKSPLNDFVKGHLKLPEQRNLGLQWQQAQASSGAQVESIWRGDIGKPLALKHFPQL; this is encoded by the coding sequence ATGCCCGACGCCCCCAAGCCCTTTCAGGCCGATTTCGTCTATTCCCATCTGCTTGCACCCAACCCCGATCAGAACCTGTTGCTAACCGCCTCGGAACGCTGGCGCGACTGTCGCCGACAGTGGCTCGAACTCATGGCGCAAAGCCCGCAGGCACACGACTCGATCAACCAAGTGCTCAAAGACCACTGGGATCTGGATGGCAACCGGGTCGGTTTCGGCTTCTTCGCCACCAGTACCCGGCCGGAACACTTTGTCAGCCTGACCCACGCCTGCGCCTTTGTGCTGCAACAGCCCGCGGTTGAGGTTTCACTCGACGCACGTTGCGCGGTGATCGGTCTTGCACGGGAACACCGCCTCTTCGGCAAGCCCCCTTCCGAACTGCTCGAACAACTGAAAAACCTGAACCCGGAGCGCCTGCTCAATCACGACTGGGAGCGTTGGTGGAATGGCCGGGCGCCCGGGACGGCGGTAACGCGCAGAGCGCTGGCCATCCAGCTGTATCGCCAGCACTTCGAAGCCTCCAGCCAGGTGGCCCATGCCCAGCGCACCTTGACGGCCGAACAGATGAAGTCCCTGCTGACGCTGATCGATGCCCCCAACGACAGCGCGGTTGTCGACGCCCGTATAACGATCCATCAACTGGCGCTCAGATTGACTGACAGTCGCCGTGTCGAGTTGCCCGGGGTTTTACTCATCAGCCCCGGACACCCGGCCGCGCAGTTGCTGTACTTGCCAGAGCAGCAACCGGCATGGAGGCATTTCCAGCACCGTCATGAGGTGGAAAACTGGCTGACCACACACCCGCAGAATATTGCCGGGATGCCTCCGCTCGACAGCATCAGCCTCGAATACACCCGCATCGTAACCACACCGCTGGCGGTAGCCGCCGAACAGCTGATTGCGCGTGTATCGGTCGCCTGGATGAACAGTATTCGTCAGGGTAACGGCAGTGATATCGTCCAGCATGGCGCTACCGCCCTGGACGCCGCCGATCGACTGGATCGCAAACACCGGCAAGAAGCTGCTTTTGCCGAGCCTGCCGAATGGCCGGCGGAAATCATCAACGAGGAAGAGACCGGCGACAGCGTTCCGCAGTTCGGCTTGCTCACCCCCGACATTGCGCTGGACACCCGCCAGAGTGCCCTGGCGTATCACTGCGCAGCGCTCGAAACCCTGCTTGGCAAAGACTTCGCCGGGGATCTGAATGATCCACGCCTGCAGAACCTGAAAAAACACCTCGACGCCCTCGCGGCAGCAGAACAAGCCAGCCAAACTGCCGCCTCCGCATTGCTGGACACCCGTGATGCGCTGAAGATGCTGGAACTGCGCCATGCATCGAATCCGCATTACCCCGCGCTGTATCAGGCACGGCTAGCGGGGTTACGCAGCGAGGCAGAGATTCAACTGACCCTGAACCAGCTCAGCCCTGAAGAACTCCGCTGGGTTCAGGCACTTCTCGATGCGCCTGCCGCGCCGCGCCATGCAGACGTCGCGGTGGCGCGGCTGACTCTATCGGCCACCGAAGGCGGCAGCACTCAAAGCGAGGAACTGGACGGCGTGCTGTTGATTACGCACCCATCCGTGCTGCGCGGTGTCGCGTCCCACAGTCTGTTGTTGTACTGGCCCGGCCGGTTCGGTGGCTTGCAGCGTTTCGCCTCTCGGCGAGCACTGGAACAAGCACTGTTCAAGTTGAGCGCCAACGACGACGTATTGGCCTTGCACCTGAGCGAGTTGAGCGGCGCCCCCTTCGAATATGCCCTGCAAAATCAGCTTTACCGCTGCGTGCAGCAGGCGACTCGACTGATTGCCGACAACCCCGTGCCAGCCAAGGCCCAGCAGCGTACCGTGGCGCTGGAAAAACTGCGCGAACACACCCTCGCCCGCCTGACAGTGCCGATGCCCGCCGCGCGGGAACTGGCTTTCGCGCAACTCCTCGAGCAAAACCACAGCAGCGTCCTGGCTAAAGCACTGCCACAGTGGCTCGGCACGCTGTCCGATGCTCGGCGCTTGCAGTTCAAGCATCTGTTCAAGACGTACATTGCCGCGATGAAACGCTCCCATGAGTTACTCGAACGGGATCTGCCGCCACGGGATGATTTCAGCAAAAAACGCATCGACGCTCGCCTGCGTCAGGACTTCGCCCTCGAGCAAGGCTTTGAGGTGATGCTGGATCTGCCCGATTCAACCATCTGGCAAAAGGTCGTGACCGAAGGCGCCGCACCGGGAACGCCGCAAGAAAATGTGCTGATAGCCAGTAAAAACCGCAGCACGCTGTCCCTCGCCGAACTGGCCCAAACCAATATCGATCAGCAGTTATGGTGGCGACTGTCGTTCATGCGTGTCGAGATATCTGCGGATGACGAGGCAGAACGCCAGAAGCTGAAAAGCGGCATCACACAACCCTATCTGCGCAAGCTGATCACCGAACTGGATCTGGCCGGACATTACGAGACACAGATCCGCCACGCTTTTCTGGGCGCGCCTACTACCTCAGCCTTTGATCTTGAATATCGCCGTGAATGCCTGACCGAGCCGTGGCGCCTGATGCTGAAACTGCAAGGCGAATTTGCCCTGCTGCAACGGCAGATCGACGCCCATGGATGGCAAGTGCTGAATATCGCGATTGACGCCGATACCGCGCAAGCCTTTGCTGCCCAAGGCAAGCGTATCGTACTGCTGCCGGCCCACCTGACCGTGGGCGGTGAAGACACGCCGCATCAGGGCCCGAGCACGTTGTCGGGGGTCACCTTCATCGAGGAACAGGTCAGCGGCCTGACGCTGCTCTACCTGCCGGACAGCCCGGACGGTATCCATCTGCGTCAGTACGACACCCTTGAGCAGGCACGCCAAAACCTGTTCAACCTGTGCCTGCACAACAGCATGGTCAACTATCTGGCCGGGCGTGCCTTGCAAGGCGACTTCGCCCTTCACGTCAGTCGGATCAATCAGGCATTACTGCAAAACTTCAATGCGCTGATCGGCGTCGGCATGGCGTGGACGACCACCACCTCGCTGGCGACGCATCTGCTCAATGTGCATATGGGGCGTTTGCTGGAAGCCCATCGAAGTACCTCACGTTCCAATGACGCCTTGTATCTGGAGCACTGCGCACTGAAGTCCGGGGCGATGTTCAACTATCTGAAAATGGTCTTGGGCATGGTGCCATTCGTGGGTACGGCCATTGCTTTGTATGACGCCTGGGGAAGCGCCAATCTGGCGGTCGCTGCCTTCCTGCGTGGCGATGTCGGTCATGGTCTGGCCGAGGTGGAAGCGGTGTTGTTGTCGTTGATTGACGCTGCCATGGATGTGCTTCCGGGTGCCCACGCGGCTCCCGGTGCTGCCCGTGCGCTAACGCGCCATCGTCAGTTACGGGCAATGGCCAGAAAGGCCGGAGCCTTGCAGATGCCCTCGCATCGACAGGCCCGCCGCATCCGTGATTACTTCCACGGCTACGAATACGAACACGAAATTTCGCTGGCTGAACTGCAACCTGCCACACATGGCATCTATCGCAATGTCTATCGGCATGTCGAGGGCGATTTCATGATCAGCCAGGGGCGTATCTATCGAATCGAGCTGAGCGATGCTTCTCGTGGCTGGCGCTTGCACGGCACATCGGCCCGCGCCTATAAACAGCCGATCGCCCTTGATGAAGCCGGCAACTGGAACACCCACTATGCGGTGTACGGCACCTTGATGGAGGGAGGTGGCGTGGGCGGCGGTGCGGTGCTCGGGCATCTGGCCGACGGCATGGATCCGCTCTGGCCAGCCGTCATCAGGCGTTGGCTGCCCCGCTGGTGGGCTGATCGGACTCAGCGTCGTCTGGGGACATTGAAACACACCATCGACGCGAGTACCCGGCAACTCACTACGCAGTCCAGAAAAACGAAAATCGACATCCAGCAATACTATGAAGCCGGCACCGAACAACGCATAAAACTGCAACCTTCCGTCGACGCTGCCTGTGCCAAAGACATCGACATCGCCCAGAACCAATACGCCAATCTGGAAGAACTGCGCAGTTTGGGCGGGCGACGACAAGCCCGTGAAATTGCGGAGGTTAAAAACAGTTGCGCCTTTTTAGTGGTTGATCGCACCCTGTGCCGGGTCGACCTGGCCAACAAGCGACTACAGGACTGCCTCGACCGGATCGATGAACTCAATGAACTTTCCAACACCACACCCGCCAGCGATATCCGCAAACACCTGGACTTGATGGGACAACGCACGGCGGTCCGTAAAGCTTTTCTTCAGGATCTCGAATACGCTCACACCGCGACCGAACAGGCCAACCTGTGGAATGGTCGAATCACCCTTAAAGACCAAAAACTGAAAATGGCCGAGGATCTGGCGAAGGTAAACAAGGCGTTCACCGGGACAAGCTACCGTTACCTGAAAGCAGCACACAGCCTCCAAATCATTACCCGATACGACGCCGTCCACGACCAGTCCTGGTTGTATTTTCATGTGCAGTTGAAAACCGCCAGGATCAAAGTGGATCGTGCCATGGTCACCCAGCACAACCTTCCGACCGTGCATGCCAACGTGACACAACGCCATAGAGTGCTGAAAGACTGTCTGGAGTCTTACTCCAAATTCCGCCGCGACTTGAATGCCTGGGTACTGGGCTATCCGCAACACCTGGATAAGGAACTAGTCACCCGGTTTCTAGAGAACCTGGCGAATCTCGAGACGTCTGCTCAAAAAGTCTTGGGTAACCGCGCCTCCACCTCGCCGAATGAAGCCGCCTCCGGTAAAAAGCTGTTTGAGACCGAAGACAACCAGTTACTGATCGGCGTCGAAAAAACCGATGCGGTGACTCGGCAGAAGCGGTTCACCATCGAGGGGGTCGATGGACACACGGAAACCTGGCTGCCGCGCTCAAGCGGTAAATATCACCTCAGCGAGCAATCTGTCGCTGTGCAGCGTCCGCAGCAGACGGATGTTCGGCCGTTACTGGCGGAGTCCCGAACACGGCTTGCTGCCATAGAAAACTACCAGAGCAAGGTCAAAGGATATGCCGACCAGGGCATGCTGCCGGTCGACCTTGAACACATGATGAACAGCGAAGCTGACGAACTCATCATGCGGGCGCGGGACATCGAACGACTGTCACCGACCGATCCGATCATCGTGCAATTGAAGGAGAAGGCCCGGGATCTTGCGCGTGCCGGACGGACCCTGCACATCGAACAGTCCATGAACAGCAAAACCCCGACCGAGGGTTATCTGGACTACCTGCTGGAGCAGCGGGTGGTGGACATTCGCAAGGAAGGCGCATTGCGGGATATAGGCAAGCACCCGGACGGGCGACGGGATTTTCTGCAGGAGTATGAAGTCCGCGATTTGACCCGCCAGCCGCCGCAAACGCTATGGTATGCGCACTTTCATTACACCTCGGCGAAGTCGCCGCTCAACGACTTTGTCAAAGGTCATCTGAAGTTGCCTGAACAACGCAACCTGGGCCTGCAATGGCAGCAGGCCCAGGCCAGCAGCGGCGCTCAGGTGGAGTCGATCTGGCGGGGCGACATCGGCAAACCGCTGGCGCTCAAACATTTCCCACAGCTGTGA
- the metR gene encoding transcriptional regulator MetR: MLEIRHLKTLHALREADSLVDAADRLHLTQSALSHQFKELEERMGMPLFVRKTKPVRFTSAGLRLLQLADATLPLLRGAERDIARLAGGTAGRLHMAIECHSCFQWLMPTIDQFRDAWPEVELDLASGFSFAPLPALARGDLDLVVTSDPLELVGITYVPLFTYEAMLAVANQHRLASKPYIVPEDLLTETLITYPVERDRLDIFTRFLEPADIEPAQVRTSELTVMMMQLVASGRGVCGMPHWALHEYSSRGYVKAKRLGEKGLFATLYAGIRADMLDAPYMRDFLLTAKDTSFSTLDGVSAVR, encoded by the coding sequence GTGCTTGAAATCCGTCACCTGAAAACCCTGCACGCCTTGCGCGAAGCCGACAGCCTGGTGGATGCGGCCGACCGCCTGCACCTGACCCAATCGGCGCTGTCCCACCAGTTCAAGGAACTGGAAGAGCGCATGGGCATGCCGCTGTTCGTGCGCAAGACCAAACCGGTGCGCTTCACCAGTGCCGGCCTGCGCCTGCTGCAACTGGCCGATGCCACCCTGCCGTTGCTGCGCGGCGCCGAGCGTGACATTGCGCGGTTGGCCGGTGGCACTGCGGGGCGTTTGCACATGGCGATCGAGTGCCACAGTTGCTTTCAGTGGCTGATGCCGACCATCGACCAGTTCCGCGATGCCTGGCCGGAAGTCGAGCTGGACCTGGCCTCGGGTTTCTCCTTCGCCCCGCTGCCGGCACTGGCACGCGGCGACCTGGACCTGGTGGTGACCTCCGACCCGCTGGAACTGGTCGGGATCACTTACGTGCCGTTGTTCACCTACGAAGCCATGCTCGCGGTGGCGAACCAGCACCGTCTGGCGAGCAAGCCGTACATCGTGCCCGAAGACCTGCTCACGGAAACCTTGATCACCTACCCGGTGGAACGCGATCGGCTGGACATCTTCACCCGATTCCTCGAACCGGCCGACATCGAACCGGCCCAGGTGCGCACCTCGGAACTGACGGTGATGATGATGCAACTGGTGGCCAGCGGTCGCGGCGTGTGTGGCATGCCCCATTGGGCGTTGCATGAGTACAGTTCACGGGGTTATGTGAAGGCCAAGCGACTAGGCGAGAAAGGCTTGTTTGCGACGTTGTACGCAGGGATTCGCGCCGACATGCTGGATGCGCCGTACATGCGCGATTTTTTGCTGACGGCCAAGGACACGTCGTTTTCGACGCTCGATGGCGTCAGCGCTGTCCGATAG
- a CDS encoding alpha/beta fold hydrolase, with the protein MRARFLSTAVFLAAVLFNFPSLAASRCDVNVPTERVDLEQVSLAYQSIGRASDPALLLVMGLGGQLIHWPDEVVVALCQQGFRVIRYDNRDVGLSTWRQTPVDANLTFEVLRYKLGLPVSAPYTLTDMADDAFGLMDALHVKQFHVLGASMGGMIAQHMAAMAPQRVESLTLLMTSSGAEGLPAPSAALVQLLARRGAPNREVALEQQADLLAALGSPAVSDDRQALLQQAAQSYDRAFNPEGVKRQIMAILAERSRVALLNQLRVPTLVVHGTADPLLPVMHGVHLAAHIRGSQLKLIPGLAHRFQEAFKAPLLAAVLPYLQAHREDTSHWAQIDPVAERNLL; encoded by the coding sequence ATGCGTGCACGATTTTTATCCACAGCGGTCTTTCTGGCCGCTGTGTTGTTCAATTTTCCGTCTCTTGCGGCGTCTCGTTGCGATGTCAATGTTCCGACCGAGCGGGTCGATCTGGAGCAAGTGAGCCTGGCTTACCAGAGCATTGGCCGTGCCTCGGACCCTGCGTTGTTGCTGGTAATGGGCCTGGGCGGGCAATTGATTCACTGGCCGGATGAGGTGGTGGTTGCGCTGTGTCAGCAGGGATTTCGGGTGATTCGCTATGACAATCGCGATGTTGGCCTGTCGACTTGGCGGCAGACGCCTGTCGACGCCAACCTGACCTTCGAAGTGCTGCGCTACAAACTCGGCTTGCCGGTATCGGCACCGTACACCCTGACCGACATGGCGGACGATGCCTTTGGACTGATGGATGCCTTGCACGTCAAGCAATTCCACGTACTGGGCGCGAGCATGGGCGGGATGATTGCCCAGCATATGGCGGCCATGGCACCGCAGCGTGTCGAGAGCCTGACGTTGCTGATGACCAGTTCGGGTGCCGAAGGTTTGCCGGCGCCGAGTGCGGCGCTGGTGCAGCTACTCGCGCGACGCGGCGCCCCGAATCGCGAGGTGGCGCTGGAGCAACAGGCTGATTTGCTGGCGGCACTGGGTAGCCCGGCGGTGAGCGATGACCGGCAGGCGTTGTTGCAGCAGGCGGCGCAATCCTATGACCGGGCGTTCAACCCGGAGGGCGTGAAGCGCCAGATCATGGCCATCCTCGCCGAACGCAGCCGCGTGGCGCTGCTCAACCAATTGCGGGTTCCGACGCTGGTGGTTCACGGCACCGCCGATCCGTTGTTGCCGGTGATGCATGGCGTGCACCTGGCGGCGCATATCCGTGGCAGTCAGTTGAAGCTGATCCCGGGGTTGGCTCATCGTTTTCAAGAGGCGTTCAAGGCGCCGTTATTGGCGGCGGTATTGCCGTATTTGCAGGCCCACCGAGAAGACACCTCGCATTGGGCACAGATCGATCCGGTGGCCGAACGCAATCTTCTATAA
- the metE gene encoding 5-methyltetrahydropteroyltriglutamate--homocysteine S-methyltransferase, with translation MALAHTLGFPRIGADRELKKALEAYWKGDLDQNALKSVGRQLRATHWQLQKDAGIDLLPVGDFAWYDQVLTHSLTFGVVPERFDSANDERGLPTLDTLFAMARGATATCCGGEHAKVQYAQELTKWFDTNYHYLVPEFSADQPFKLSWEQLFDEVEEAKALGHNVKPVIIGPLTYLWLGKAKGNDFDKLDLLERLLPIYGEILGRLAAQGVEWVQIDEPILTLDLPQAWKNAFERAYHILQYSPLKKLVATYFSGLEDNLGLAVGLPVQGLHIDAVRASEQLGQVLDRLPTYKILSVGLVNGRNVWRCELEQALAQLQFAQERFGDNLWVSSSCSLLHSPVDLEREDKLDPELKSWLAFAVQKCGEIAVLRDALNDPQAPKVQTALAESRAIAASRAQSPRIHKTDVQARINAIGATDSQRHSPFAKRIEQQQARLKLPAFPTTTIGSFPQTGSIRLARQAFKQGKLSANDYTDAMHSEIRHAVQIQERLGLDVLVHGEAERNDMVEYFAEQLDGYLFTRFGWVQSYGSRCVKPAVIYGDLSRPKPMTVDWISYAQSLTDKVMKGMLTGPVTMLMWSFPREDVSRKIQAQQLALALRDEVVDLENAGIKIVQIDEAAFREGLPLRRAQWQEYLDWAVEAFRLSASGVRDETQIHTHMCYSEFNDVIQSIAAMDADVITIETSRSDMELLEAFEAFDYPNDIGPGVYDIHSPRVPDTAEMVKLMSKAVKRIPAERLWVNPDCGLKTRGWPETEAALVNMVAAARQLRSQLA, from the coding sequence ATGGCCTTGGCCCACACGCTTGGTTTCCCGCGCATCGGCGCTGACCGCGAACTGAAAAAAGCCCTCGAAGCCTATTGGAAGGGCGATCTGGATCAGAACGCATTGAAAAGCGTCGGGCGCCAACTGCGCGCCACCCACTGGCAATTGCAGAAAGACGCCGGCATCGACCTGCTGCCCGTGGGCGACTTCGCCTGGTACGACCAGGTGTTGACTCACTCGCTGACCTTCGGTGTGGTTCCCGAGCGTTTCGACAGCGCCAACGATGAACGCGGTCTGCCGACCCTCGACACCCTGTTCGCCATGGCTCGTGGTGCTACCGCAACCTGCTGCGGCGGCGAACATGCCAAGGTGCAATACGCCCAGGAACTGACCAAGTGGTTCGACACCAACTACCACTACCTGGTCCCGGAGTTCAGCGCTGATCAGCCATTCAAACTGAGCTGGGAACAGCTGTTCGATGAAGTTGAAGAAGCCAAGGCCCTCGGCCACAACGTCAAACCGGTGATCATCGGCCCGCTGACTTACCTGTGGCTGGGCAAGGCCAAAGGCAACGACTTCGACAAGCTCGACCTGTTGGAGCGCCTGTTGCCAATCTACGGCGAAATCCTCGGCCGCCTCGCCGCTCAAGGCGTGGAATGGGTGCAGATCGACGAACCGATCTTGACCCTCGATCTGCCACAGGCCTGGAAAAACGCTTTCGAGCGGGCCTATCACATCCTTCAATATTCACCGCTGAAAAAACTCGTGGCCACCTACTTCAGTGGCCTGGAAGATAACCTCGGGCTGGCTGTCGGCCTGCCGGTGCAAGGCTTGCACATCGATGCGGTGCGGGCGTCGGAGCAACTGGGCCAGGTGCTGGATCGCCTGCCGACCTACAAGATTCTCTCGGTAGGGCTGGTCAACGGCCGTAACGTCTGGCGCTGCGAACTGGAACAAGCCCTGGCACAACTGCAATTTGCCCAAGAGCGCTTCGGCGATAACTTGTGGGTCAGCAGTTCTTGCTCGCTGCTGCACAGCCCGGTGGATCTGGAGCGTGAAGACAAACTCGACCCTGAACTGAAAAGCTGGCTGGCGTTTGCCGTGCAGAAGTGCGGCGAAATCGCCGTGCTGCGTGATGCCCTCAACGACCCGCAAGCGCCCAAGGTACAAACCGCCCTGGCCGAAAGTCGCGCCATTGCGGCCAGTCGCGCTCAATCTCCGCGTATCCACAAAACAGATGTGCAGGCCCGAATCAACGCCATCGGCGCGACCGACAGCCAACGCCATTCGCCGTTTGCCAAACGCATCGAACAACAACAGGCTCGGTTGAAACTGCCGGCGTTCCCGACTACCACCATCGGCTCGTTCCCGCAGACTGGGTCGATCCGCTTGGCGCGCCAGGCCTTCAAGCAAGGCAAGCTGTCGGCCAACGATTACACCGATGCCATGCACAGCGAAATTCGCCATGCCGTGCAAATCCAGGAACGCCTGGGCCTGGACGTGCTGGTGCATGGTGAAGCCGAGCGCAACGACATGGTCGAGTACTTCGCCGAACAACTGGACGGCTACCTGTTCACCCGGTTCGGCTGGGTCCAGAGCTACGGTTCGCGTTGCGTCAAACCGGCGGTCATCTATGGCGACCTGAGCCGCCCGAAGCCGATGACGGTCGACTGGATCAGCTATGCCCAGAGCCTGACCGACAAGGTCATGAAAGGTATGCTCACCGGTCCCGTCACCATGCTGATGTGGTCGTTCCCGCGCGAAGACGTCTCGCGCAAAATTCAGGCGCAGCAACTGGCCCTGGCCTTGCGCGATGAAGTGGTGGACCTGGAAAACGCCGGCATCAAGATCGTGCAGATCGACGAAGCCGCGTTTCGCGAAGGGCTGCCGCTACGCCGGGCGCAATGGCAGGAATACCTCGACTGGGCGGTGGAAGCCTTCCGCCTGAGTGCATCGGGCGTGCGCGACGAAACCCAGATCCACACCCACATGTGCTACAGCGAATTCAATGACGTGATCCAGTCGATCGCCGCCATGGACGCCGACGTGATCACCATCGAAACCTCACGCTCGGACATGGAACTGCTGGAGGCCTTTGAAGCATTCGACTACCCGAACGATATCGGCCCGGGCGTCTATGACATCCACTCACCACGGGTGCCCGACACTGCCGAGATGGTGAAGTTGATGAGCAAAGCCGTTAAGCGCATTCCGGCCGAGCGCCTGTGGGTCAATCCCGATTGCGGGTTGAAGACTCGCGGCTGGCCGGAAACAGAAGCCGCGCTGGTGAACATGGTCGCGGCGGCACGCCAGCTGCGCAGTCAGTTGGCCTGA